Below is a window of Drosophila nasuta strain 15112-1781.00 chromosome X, ASM2355853v1, whole genome shotgun sequence DNA.
AAATCGGGTTCGTGCAGATGCTACAAACTCAATTTACCCGGCGTTGTTAGCACAGCGGGCGCAACACTTGTGACCACCtccttctgttgctgttgctgctgttccgCTATCAATTTGGCCGCTTGTTCCGCCTCTTCCATGCGCTTCGCATTGATTTTGGTCTGCACATCAACATAGGATTTCATCATACTTTGATTGAAACGCGCAAACTTTGTGACACATCGATCCACGCAGGTTTTCTAAATAAGACAAAACTTTTtgtaattacatttataatacttGTTCTATACTCTAGATCTCACCTCCTGGTCGAAGAGTTCGCGCTGACTGAGATTGTCGACGCAGCGATTGAAGCACAGCTCAGTCACTTTGTTGTATAATGTGAGGAAATCTTTTAGCTGCAAGCAATTGAGGGgcatttttgaattaaaacgTTTGCTGAACAGTTTAACCAATTGCATTCACATACATTACGCAAATTCGAATCCATTTGTGGTCTTTGTATTTGTGAATTTGAAACCGGCTGCCTGTAAAACGTTaggtaaattgaaatttatatttatgaatatatgc
It encodes the following:
- the LOC132796956 gene encoding mitochondrial import inner membrane translocase subunit Tim10B, with translation MDSNLRNLKDFLTLYNKVTELCFNRCVDNLSQRELFDQEKTCVDRCVTKFARFNQSMMKSYVDVQTKINAKRMEEAEQAAKLIAEQQQQQQKEVVTSVAPAVLTTPGKLSL